A single window of Fundidesulfovibrio soli DNA harbors:
- the gluQRS gene encoding tRNA glutamyl-Q(34) synthetase GluQRS has product MSVRGRFAPSPSGRMHLGNAWTALLAWLSARSKGGAMVLRMEDLDPARSKPQFAEAILSDLAWLGLDWDEGPDKGGPCGPYAQNERRGLYDEALRGLEARGLLYPCYCTRAELRGVRGDQLADPASAPHVGELEPVYAGTCLGLTGTMRAAKEALGRRPSTRMRVEQGAVTFTDGVLGPQTQELSRQCGDFLLRRSDGVHAYQLAVSVDDAAQGVTEVVRGADLLDSTARQIHLIRLFGRVEPSYAHVPLLVDPDGRRLSKRRQDVDLGALRNAGVTPGRIVGYLAWKAGLLPEPRPVEALELADGFSFAPMPAGPVVVRENWMEEGA; this is encoded by the coding sequence GTGAGCGTGCGGGGCCGCTTCGCCCCCAGCCCTTCGGGCCGCATGCACCTGGGCAACGCCTGGACGGCCCTGCTGGCCTGGCTCTCGGCGCGCTCGAAAGGTGGGGCCATGGTCCTGCGCATGGAGGACCTGGACCCGGCGCGCTCCAAGCCCCAGTTCGCCGAGGCCATCCTGAGCGACCTGGCCTGGCTCGGCCTGGACTGGGACGAAGGCCCGGACAAGGGCGGCCCCTGCGGCCCCTACGCCCAGAACGAACGGCGCGGCCTCTACGACGAGGCCCTGCGCGGCCTTGAGGCGCGCGGCCTGCTCTATCCCTGCTACTGCACCCGGGCCGAGCTTCGCGGCGTCCGCGGCGACCAGCTGGCCGACCCGGCCTCGGCCCCCCACGTGGGCGAGCTGGAGCCCGTCTACGCCGGGACCTGCCTCGGCCTCACCGGGACCATGCGCGCCGCCAAGGAGGCCCTGGGCCGCCGCCCCTCCACCCGGATGCGCGTGGAGCAGGGCGCCGTGACCTTCACCGACGGCGTGCTCGGCCCTCAGACCCAGGAGCTTTCCCGCCAGTGCGGCGACTTCCTGCTGCGCCGCAGCGACGGGGTGCACGCCTACCAGTTGGCCGTCTCCGTGGACGACGCGGCGCAAGGCGTCACCGAGGTGGTGCGCGGGGCGGACCTGCTGGATTCCACAGCCCGCCAGATCCATCTCATCCGCCTGTTCGGGCGCGTGGAGCCGTCCTACGCCCACGTGCCCCTGCTGGTGGACCCGGACGGCAGGCGGCTCTCCAAGCGCCGCCAGGACGTGGACCTGGGCGCGCTGCGCAACGCGGGGGTGACGCCCGGGCGCATTGTGGGCTATCTGGCCTGGAAGGCCGGGCTGCTGCCGGAGCCCAGGCCCGTGGAGGCCCTGGAGCTGGCGGACGGCTTCAGCTTCGCGCCCATGCCCGCCGGGCCGGTAGTGGTGCGGGAGAACTGGATGGAGGAGGGAGCATGA
- a CDS encoding class I SAM-dependent methyltransferase, producing the protein MDHSREAQRAAFAVRMAEILDASALNAALCLGYRAGLFEAMDRLGFPASCAAIAREAGLSERYVREWLGAVACGGVVEHSVSESGEELFLLPPAHADLLTRRAGQDNLGVYTQEIPLLTQCALEDVLAGFGTGRGVPYERYPRFHEWMGQVAEAKHREVLVDAFLPSVAGGEVLRRLREGVDVLDVGCSEGLVALLMARAFPGSRFLGVDISEDALAKARGEAARLGLENVRFELRDAAALGEDAALAGRFGYVTAFDAIHDQTRPLEALKGVRAVLAEGGYFSMVDIKAETDIAGNLDRPMGAFLYTVSLLHCMPVGLVDGGPGLGMMWGRGKALELLREAGFGRVEVCDIPGDGFNAHYLCG; encoded by the coding sequence ATGGACCACAGCCGGGAAGCACAACGCGCCGCCTTCGCCGTGCGCATGGCCGAAATCCTCGACGCTTCCGCCCTCAACGCCGCCCTCTGCCTGGGCTACCGCGCCGGGCTCTTCGAGGCCATGGACCGCCTGGGCTTTCCGGCTTCTTGCGCCGCCATCGCCCGGGAGGCCGGGCTGAGCGAGCGCTACGTGCGCGAATGGCTCGGCGCCGTGGCCTGCGGCGGGGTGGTGGAGCATTCCGTGTCCGAATCCGGGGAGGAGCTTTTCCTGCTGCCACCCGCACACGCCGACCTGCTGACGCGCCGCGCCGGGCAGGACAACCTGGGCGTCTACACACAGGAAATCCCGCTTCTGACCCAGTGCGCCCTGGAGGACGTTCTGGCCGGGTTCGGCACCGGGCGGGGCGTGCCCTACGAGCGCTATCCGCGCTTCCACGAATGGATGGGCCAGGTGGCCGAGGCCAAGCACCGGGAGGTGCTGGTGGACGCGTTCCTGCCGTCCGTGGCGGGCGGGGAGGTGCTGCGCCGCCTGCGCGAGGGCGTCGACGTGCTGGACGTTGGCTGCTCCGAGGGGCTGGTGGCGCTGCTCATGGCCCGGGCTTTCCCGGGGAGCAGGTTCCTGGGCGTGGATATCTCGGAGGATGCGCTGGCCAAGGCCAGGGGCGAGGCAGCAAGGTTGGGGCTGGAGAACGTCCGCTTCGAGCTGCGCGACGCGGCGGCGCTGGGGGAGGACGCCGCCCTGGCCGGGAGGTTCGGCTACGTCACCGCCTTCGACGCCATCCACGACCAGACCCGCCCCCTGGAGGCGCTCAAGGGCGTGCGCGCCGTGCTGGCCGAGGGCGGATACTTCTCCATGGTGGACATCAAGGCTGAGACGGACATCGCCGGGAATTTGGACAGGCCCATGGGAGCGTTTTTATACACCGTGAGCCTGCTGCACTGCATGCCGGTGGGGCTGGTGGACGGCGGCCCGGGCCTGGGCATGATGTGGGGCAGGGGGAAGGCGCTGGAGTTGCTCCGCGAGGCCGGGTTCGGCAGGGTGGAGGTGTGCGACATCCCGGGGGATGGGTTCAATGCGCACTATTTGTGTGGGTGA
- a CDS encoding antitoxin MazE-like protein, protein MRLVEIWVPDTSDPTIAEEFRRQLALAREGDGEGGCD, encoded by the coding sequence ATGAGGCTGGTGGAAATCTGGGTTCCGGATACGAGTGATCCGACTATTGCGGAGGAATTTCGCAGGCAGTTGGCGCTGGCGAGGGAGGGTGACGGTGAGGGAGGCTGTGATTGA